Genomic DNA from Dermacentor variabilis isolate Ectoservices chromosome 6, ASM5094787v1, whole genome shotgun sequence:
AATTCTACTACCTGGAcaagggtggttgcttgagctagttggtaattcatgattaaaaataacgtacagcacgaaggacaaggactgcgatagacgacatacacagcgctgacttccaacttggaagtcagcgctgtgtatgtcgtccatcgcagtccttgtccttcgcgctgtacgttatttttgatctaCTACCTGGGATCCCTTAACGTGCACGCATTGCACGGTATACGGGcgattttgcatttcggccccatccaAGTGCGGCTGCCACGGCCGGGAGTTGATCCTGTGATATTATGCTTAGCAGTGCGCGGCcaatagagagagatagagaggtagagggagagagggagatagagagagggaggacAGGGAGGTTTACCAGATTACACATCCGGTTGGCTACTTTGTATAGGGAAATGGGGTAACGAATGCGAGAGAtgtgaggaagaaaaaaatacccccccccccccctccccacaaaaCAGGACTGTTTCAGTGGGAGCTGTCACACAGTCCACGAAGAATTTACATAGTACTACACAATGTCGACATCCCAATAATATATTCTGCGTCACACAGTACAAAGTCGCAACTCGCCACACAGTTCGGTGTCCTTTAATAGCGCAGTGGTGCCTTGATAACGGCTTACGCTGATGTTAGCCTAAGCCAGTTTCGAAGAACTGTAATTTTCGCGAGTGGGCCTTTGTCCAGTTGGTCTAGCGCGGCTGAGAGGGCCGCTCTTTCCGGGTTGAGgcaacgccaaagtcactaagcaactacggcgggtgaaGCAATGACTGTTCAGAAAAAGAATCACTTTTGAAGTTGGTAACTTGTTATTTATCAGCTGGTGTGCTACATACGCGCGCCACATTTTTTAAACAATTAAAATGCCTCAGTTATATGCTGAAGCCAGCCATTTGTATGTGTAGAAAGTAACCATCTGCTGATGCTTGTTAAGACAGGAACCAATTTTAtttcgcaaaagaaaagaaagaaattccgacaggacccatctcacgatgaatgtcggcATTACGCTAACATTGTAGCAATGTAGCGACATAAGTACTGTCACTACAGAGACACTTCATGCACGAGACATGTATGCAGCCAGGCGTCTCTGAGGCAtccttctggacacgctgcaccatctgCTAGCAGCTCCATGAAATCTACGCCTGGCGAAGGCCGGAACACATATCCAGAGCAGATAGTCTGAATATATCAGGTTCAGTTGCGCCAAGGACCCGCCCACCTGCCTTCCGAGTGCTCTGGGAAGACAGATTATGTTCCCAACAACAAGGCCATAAAGTATGGAAACCCCAGAATTACACCAAGGAGTACCCACTGACCAACGTTGTTGAGATTAAGGTTAGGCAAGGAAAAACTCTTTCCGCTTCTCCTTCGTGCACAATCCTTCGATGAGTCTGTTCCCTGTGCCATGGACACGTTTCAGGCGCACCCTGCGCAGTTAGTAGCGGCGCAGACTCCACGCTACAATACTCGTACAACATACAAACATACCGCAAACTAGGTgcagttcccaaagaatgctaatcacatgaGCTGAATAATATGTAACGTCGTGTGATGTTTTGTCATTTTGATGCTGCATCCTCGATGTTCGTGCCATCCTGCGGTATTTAAAACGCACTACGTGCGTATGTTTCGTCGCCTGCGGCGACAAGACTGCCTAGACCAGTTAAGTTCAGTTCTTCATAGATCTAACGTTAGCAGTCTGGTTGAAGCTCTTTCAGAGAGTTCCGCAGCCATTTGTCATCACATCGGGGATGAAAATTTTGCGTAATATTTTCCGAACTAAtcttgaaaagggttgcaacaATGTCCTGTACAATACACATGGTGTCTCTAGGGTATCTAAGAAACACGGCCGCCACGCAGTTTTTCCGGACCTCGCGGAATAACACGGCTGCCAGTTGTGGTAAATGTGAATATCCGAAAGTGAAGCGAATCTAAATGTAGtgctggaaataaaaatgttttacAAGGAGCGCAAACCCCAGCCACCAAGCAATAACCCGGTGCAGAAGGGGAGCAACAGAATCGACAGGCTGCAAGGTGCAAAATTCACCGTCGCTGCGAATGTTGACTATGTATACGTACTTGCCTGAGACACGTTAGCGATATGTTTAAGAAATTGTCGTTCTGGCGGCATGCCCTGCATGCGCGCTTAGTTTGCCGCCAAAAATAATACTCTAAAAACCATTAAAATCGGTGTCAATGCATAAGAAACAACTTAAACGCCCTGCAAATCAGAGCAAACGCGTTGCAAGGAGGAAACGCCTGGACATGCTCGCTGCTGTCGGTAGtgcagccttttctttcttcatcAACGATATAGAGCTCTAGAAGTATTTTTGTTCTCTTATATAATACCGAAGCAAAGCTAGCGCATCCTACACACTTTTCTGTGATTATGAGTGTGTTCTGTCACAAAAAATTTACAATTTGTCTCGCATTGGATCTTATTGTTTGGCTCTTCGATTGTCTTTCTAAGAATTCacgcttttttcttgcttttgttcatTGCCAGCTGTTTCTTGTTGTACTCTCATTTATGAAACCAGTATTTTGGCAAAGTGCACCTGACGGAAACAAAGGGAGGACATATTATCTGTTTGAGTCGATTAATAGACACTGTTCTCAATATTCTGTATTCCAAGCAATATATTTGAAATATCAGAACTTCAACTACAAAGGTTAGGGGTGATATATAGCCTCACAGAAAAAGAAGTAGTAGACTGAGACACATAACAAACTAACCTTCTGTTCGTCGCACTCCATAATTCCTAGTTTTGTCCACATTTGTACAAACCAGCTGTTTAAAAGACTCGAATCTGCTCGACGCTGCCGGTTCTCACCTGTAAAAAGAGAGATAACCAAACTTGTTAAATGTCAAGGTCTCTTACTTTCCTTTAGCGAATAGTCGTTATTCCAGTCAAATAAAATCTCATATTAAACGAAAATAGACACAATATGCCTCTTTAAAAAATTATACAGGCAAGTATTAGGGCGCGGGTATAGTTTGAAAATATATATCAAATATTAATTTGTTTGAAGTTTATAAATTCTAATAATCCATTTAAATTAGAGAAGATTTTCAAGCATTATAAATATTTAATGAAATACGAAACTGCCAGAAAAATTTAATAAGCACGGGCTAATCGTTCGCTCCAAGGTTCGCTTGAATGTTAAACAGTTgtatcgtgtttctttttttacatttcatgATGGTTTTAACGACATTCGCACAGTCATTTAGCTGAAGAGCCAGCGTACTGTTCCTATATTGTATCTAATGTCGAATAAGAGAAAAACCTAGCTCCTTAAGTGAGCATCAAGATAAATAACAACATAAAACGGTCCCTCGCTTGAAGCAACTTTGCGCCGATCACCGAAACAGTGACTCCAATCGCGTATATTGATGAGTAGGCAGATTTGTATTTTTTAGCATTCTCAGGAAGCACACCTGAGGTAGCACGCGCGCGAACCGTTTGATTTGCGACTTGACAGCTGACTTCAAGCTAGGTGAACGGTGAACGCATGTAAAGTGTCTCACTTAGTTAATAAAGTTGGCGTATTCTTCATACCTGCTGCGCAGCTTATCAAGATTCCTAGGACAACTGTAGCCACGGTACTGAACAGGCAGCTCCAGAAAGGTGAAATCTGGAAGAAAACTGTGCTATCCTGTGACCTGCAGggataaaaaaacaacaataGAACGTCACATTTCTGAGACATCTAGTGTAGCCTGTGCCAAAGCCATCAAAGTGACTAGCCATAGACGGTGTAGCTTACTCTGTGATGTGTAGCCTGCTCACAGATGCGATGCAGTACTCGAAATCTCTAGAGAGGCTGGCGAAGTTTCGCAGTAATGCTACAGAGCTTTGTAGCGCCGAGAAATCCACGCACAATGAAAGATGTCATGTCTAGTTAGCAACAGTAACAAATCTCCAGGGCTTTGCTATTTAACGCAACAGCGTTCTCTGCCGGGCTCCGGCAAAAATCTATCCCATGCACGTACGTCACGCAAACATCTACACGCAAATCCGCAAGATTAGGATATCTATATATATCCTATGAGTAAAAATGGTAGGCATAAAAAGCTTACAAAGCTCTCCTGTATTAGAGGAATTGTACTCTTGATGATGTATAGTTCTTGCAAAGGGGATAAAACAACGATTTGTTTTATCGTTGAATAATTCCGTAAAAAACAAGGACGAAGACCTAACTACCTATACACTAGGTTCAGTTGCAGCAATGGCATGCCTACGGCATGCTACGGCGACACTGGGCTACGGCGACACTTGTTGCTGTGCAGGAGCAGATTTCTCCCTGCACTGGTGGGAAGCAGATTGCGGTGCTCAAGCAGCGCTGACTAATACGAAGGCCAGTGTGGTCAGCGTGGTATGGCGCCGCACGGTAGGCGAATCTAACAGACTGCCGAAAAAGGGCATTTCCTGTAAGCGGCGTAGTGCTTTTTACCACAGTCActgttcgcttcttttttttttgcacaatgcTTTTGCATATCCTGGCCAGCTTACATGGCGCAGAGAGCGCCAGTTCGTCACCAGTCTTCTTTGGGGCCACACGCTTTAGGGGCTGAGAAAAACAATACAAACGTGAAATTACCGTAACCTTTGGTTCTGAGATTTAGGTAGTTACTGCTTGCTTCCCATGCATACTTTGGTTGACCCCCcccatgcacgcacgcacgcacgcacgcacgcacgcacgcacgcacgcacgcacgcacgcacgcacgcacgcacgcacacacacacacacacactctcacacactctcacacacacacgcacacatacacacacacgcacacacacacacatacatacacgcgcgcgcgcgcgcgcacgcacacacgtaagCATAATCCGTAAGCGTTATTTGGATCAGCTGTGACTTTTATTTTACTTACTTTTGCTTAcatgcttttcctagcttatgcgcaTCTACCCATGGCCTTTCCGGTGGCAAGGAAGGCTGGAGCTTTAGTAGACAATTGTCAGATTTTCTCGCCGAATGCAGCCCCTTGAAAGGGATCGTGCGAATTGAGCCGGAACGCAGGACATGAGCGTGCCGCCTCCACGGAGCAGAGCGGCAGCAAAGGAACGCCACCGGCCGCAGTAGCGCGTGGGATATTGCGTGAAGGAAGAGTGCATCATCGCCATGCCATGTCACCCTCGCggtcgctctcgcaagcctgtgttatgcgGTTGTTCCTTGTCTACacaagctctcacctgcgttctaGGAGCGCGTCGGTGTGGCCCAATGAAAACGCATCAAGCGCGTCAACGCACTCGCTCGCCCGCgtggagttcataactcgaaagaCTCTCAAGAGCGCTTAATTCGACATTGCGCTAccacaaatttcaatttggcccgCACCCAAATCTCAAGTTGACCCTCTCACacttcaattggcccacccctactataagcttccccacaCATTTTCTAAGGAGCCTTATGTATTTCGGTACGAATACTTACTGTACAATTACTGTACTTACTGTacgaatttttttcttgtttatattgtGTCTTACCGCTTATAAACCTACCCATCATCTATATTTACACTATTAAAACGAGTAATTGCTTTAACTTGGCAAATTACACGTTCTTGTGCGAGTACGAGACATTGAGGTGTAAAATCGCTTGAAAATCCTTTACACGTCTAAAATTATACGTGGCTCTGCTATCTTAAACACCAGAGCCCAATGGAGCTAGGGTAAGGCCAGTAAGGTAACGCCAAATCGCACACAAGACGCACGAGCGCCGGCAAGGCAtgcctacggcgtccgcgattcgcgtggccaaggCCTTTTAGTAGACAACGCGATTGTTTTCACTCTGTACGGAGAGGCGGGTGAtgaggacatcgagacaccctagTAGCCTCCGGAGAACACCTCTCCTCCTTAGCCTGACTCCCTGCCTCGAGGGCACCGTGCTCGAGGGTCACGGGAGAAGGCAGGCATCAGGGACGCGTTCCTCACTCGCGTGCTCGCCGCTCCTTCTCCCCAACTAGGCTCCACgccccctcgccgcgtcgctGTGTTGCGCGATGccatttttatactctgctttcactctttcTCAACTCTCCCTCCTctagctcggcgaagctgcgcagGTCACGAGAAACCCAACGAGCCTCTAACAGCTCTACTTTAAAAATACGTACACCACTTTTATCGTGCAGCCTTAGTACACTGCAGTCAAACTTGTCTAAAAGAAATGCGCACCAACCACCTAGCAACACTCGCCTAGATGCATATACCCTTCCTTCGAATAAAGAGCCCGTTGTTAGAGAATACAAAAGTCTTTGAGAGGTAAAACTTAATACCTTCGATAAAGGCTCCACTAGGAAGCAGAAAAAATGGATAAAGGCAACTTTCCCCTTTCTTCAATGAGCTCTCGGACTGCTACAAACAGGTTCCAAATTGCAATTGCATTAAATTGCTTTTCAATATAAACAGAAATCGTGGCTCTGGCACAAAGCTCGTTTGGATTGAGCCAGTCCATGACATACATGTACTTTTTAGACAGAAAACGGGTACGAAGGAGCCAGACTTTGTAGCGATCGCTGTAAGAGCCCCCTAACTTCTGCCAGGAGCTTCTTTTAGTGATAATGACCCTAAATGGTACATCTAGCGTGTGCGTGTCTTCGCGGCGAAGAACACAAGCAGAGCTTTGCTGTCACATTGCTTTAGCGCTAATTCGAGTTCCTGGAGTTTCAGATTCTTTAGAAGTTTAATTGCTTGAGACTTGGCTCATTTAGGTGAGACGTGAATATTTTCTTAATTCTCATTTTTTCACGTaccaaaatcacgatatgattatggggcacgccatagtggaagtggggaagggagggagggggatgggtccggaataattttgaccacctgggattcttttaGGTGCACCCAATGCCTGGCACAttggcgttcttgcattttgccaaCGCAGACATggggcagccgcggccgggatttgattccgcaagTTCCTGCTTAGCATCGCAACGCCAAAGGCATTAAGCAACCATGGGTGGTCGCGCCATGTCAAAAGGCCTAAAATTCTTCTCAAGGGCTTAAAAGCGTGCCTGCCAACGCTCCTAATTTTTCGTAAAGTCTAGAAATCTGGACTCgttttacgattttacgaatTTTCTGTGCAGTTTGctgaaaagaaaaacagttcGCAAATACGCTGTGCTTCTCGTTCTCGGAACCTTCCTTTGGAACTGTTCTGATCATATCAGAACGTAATAGCAACACATAATccgaaaaagaaaatttattgggaattacgtgccaaaaccacgatctgacgaTGAGGCATGCGCAGTAGGTTACTCCAGAAATAtcaaccacctagggttcttgaacattcacctaaatctaagtgcacgggcgttttcgcatttcgccccatcggaatgcggccgccgcgaccaggattcgatcccgcgacctcatgcttagcagcccaacgtcATAGTcagtaagcaaccacggcggagcAAGTTTGTGTCAACACGTACCTAACGGCCCAAGCTGCTACATAACTTTGGTCACTAGTTCGAcgtaagaggatagatagatagatagatagatagatagatagatagatagatagatagatggatagatagatagatagatagatagatagatagatagatggatagatagatagatagatagatagatagatggatagatagatagatagatagatggatagatagatagatagatggatagatggatagatagatagatggatagatagatagatagatggatagatggatagatggatagatagatagatagatagatagataggcagatagatagatagataggcagatagatagatagatagatagatagatagatagatagatagatagatagatagatagatagattccaCGCAGCTCAAGTTGTCAAAGAATGCTAATGGCTTTAAAAATCCAGACATCTGCGTTTATGCACCTGTCGGTCTGAATAATCTGTATTGTGTGTAAATATTGGGGTTCTCTTGGGAACGCAATTAACTATGTGCAGCTCCTGCACAATTAGTACCTGTGTTGCATTGAGAGAAGAGTGACATTTTTCTTGGGGTTAAAAGAGCTGCTGTTTTCAAGGCAGTAGTCGAGATTCACCGGCATGTGCGGCGGTTTGTGTCCACTGCTGATTCTCTGCCACATAAGGAAGAGTTGAATGGCGAACGTGATTAGCGTAGCGGTGCCAGCACCCTGGAAAATTGCAACCTCATTAGGAGTTTATACATATAATTCGGAACGCTGCATGcttaattatcatcatcatcatcgtcaacaacaacaacaacaacaacaaaggccTATCTTCATgcccactacaggacgaagggcTCTCCAAGTGATCTGGAATCCCCCTCTATCTTGCGCTTGCttattccaacttgcacctgctaacttcctaatttcatcacctcacctaatcAGCCATGGTGAATTTGTTGTCGTTTAGCAGATAAAAATCGCGCATAGGTAATGGCAAGTCTAATATTTCAGGGTGATTTGCGTCACCTATAGCACCCATAGCCAGGCAGTGTCGTACTTCAGACTCAAGAGGAATATGCAGTTTTTATGTttgattttaattttttttcaagaacgtTAAACACCAAGTGTCTTTTGTTCAAAGGCACAAGTGTACTCAAGGCTGACGTGAAGCGTACGTCATATTCCCATACAGTCATTTGGTCTGTCGATAGTTATTTTCCACTTCTGTTCTCCCAAGAGTGCCAGAAGGAATAGAACCAGTCATCCCAAATCCCTCGTTCCTTATATATTCGTGGCCTGTATGTTAACTTAACCTAAACAATACAAAAGTGTTCCTTTTAAATACGAGGTAGAAAGCTGGTTTCAGTAGGGAAACCTATCCCAGCAATCTGGGCTAATTGACCATCATTCATGCGTGATTACAAAAAATGGCAGatagcaagttgaagacatggaTTCACTACCCCTCGATTTCCACACAAGTAAAAACTAAGTAACAGTGaagcaaagaaaggaaagaaaaatagaacTGCCAGAACGAAATGTGCCGAACCATTAGCAGTGTAAATTCGCAACATTTTACCAAGGACATCTCGCCAGAAAAGTTTCTGAATTTATTTGTTTTGCTAGTTGCTGCTGATAATGAGCTACATTTCTTACCGGGTTGGTTCTGAAAGTAGTATAGTAAACTATAAATGCAATGGCTTTTGTTATTTAAATAAGTTGTGGCTAATCGCTGTCTGCTGTCGTCTATTTTTTATCCGTTTCGCTTTCCATGCGATTTTTTATGAAACGTGTCTATTTCTGGGTTCACGTAATCACTTGCGAAATGCATTCTTAGaatgctttatttatttgttagttTAATTTGTGCTATACTGCGATCGTAGAGGGCCCAAACAGGAGGGGCAAAGAAACTATTGCAGGAACCCGCGTGTAACAGCAATAATGCGTGAATGCCATACGCTAAATTGATACATCAATACGAGGAGAGCTTCCCACTACAAATTCAATCACGTTGATAGATCTAGGCAAGAATGCACAACTAACGCAATAATGCCGGGCAGCATTGCAATCAGTTATTGCTCTAGAGCATTTCTACACGTTTGAGCGCACATATACGAACTTAACACTCAGACTGTGCTTATGACGGGAGGGCCTAGCTGTGTCTCTAACTGCAAAGCTAACAAAGACAGTCGGAAATCCGTTACTTAAAATACAAAGTTGAAAACTGCGCAATTATCTGTATACTAGGATGCTTTAAGCGCAGTGACTTCAAGAACTATGCCAAGAAATACAGCGAGGTTATGCTGGCATTATACAGAGAACACCGCGAAGAAATAAAGGTGACAATGTTCTGACCTTGGAGTGCACAAACGGGCATGTGATGGCCAGGATCAGCAGTCCGATGCAAGGACCGTGAATTGCTGAAACCACCATAATTACGGCCTGCAATAGAGAAATGAAAGAAGATCATGGTTTACTTGCTATGAACAAATAGTGTCAAGACGGCGTGGGATGCCAGGCCGTTGTGTTCGGGGATTGGGAGCGTGCTCTTTCCCCGCTTGTTGGCGCATGATTTCACAATGGATGTTTTGTCCATAACAATTGCACTTTCAAATGCTTTGCCTTTAtcccttttacagcgaagctgtgtacctctaccgtccaaggaaagtTTCGTGTCATAAGCAAAaaaatccccatacgtgggtcgatcccgaagatagtgcaatgccgtgccgacccgctgcggaggtggaGTTGGCCATTAAGGagctcacatacacagcttcgctggtcttccttcttcacagagtgaaagggcactgagtttttctgTTTGCTTCTGTCGCTTCTGTATGTTTAATAATTTTGCTCCGGTTTACCTTGTCTATTGCTGTTATACATATTTAACGACTTCTGCTACAGCTATCGTCATAGAGGGTTATGGTatgtggaaataaataaataaataaataaataaataaataaataaataaataaataaataaatcggtgAGTACGCTTACGGAGCTACCTGGTTGTACTAAAACGTCACCGCTGAGCACGTTTTCGAGAAGGGCAGATAAATTTTGATAGGTTTGTTTCCGCTGTATTGGCGTTTTGGCTGACCATGGTTCCATCGGCTGCAAAATGAAACAGTGGCAGTGCGTCGAGAATTCGCTCTGCGTTTTCCATAAGAAGATGTGGTAACGCCTTCGTACGTGACACATAGGCCTCTCTGTTTAGCCATGAGACACGTTTTATGGATTCCGAAAACCGTAACGTTGAATAAAAAACCGGGCTAAGTAGGGAGAAACATGAAATTACATTTACCCTAGTTACGGATCCCAAATAGACGCAGACACAGCTGTAAACAGTCATGATGATGCCAAGAAGGAATGctgaaaagaaaatgtgtgcttTCTTTAGAATATATTTACTGAGAAGCTGACACGCAAAGCTTTACAAGAAAATTAGTAATAGCGACCCCAGGGATGTCTGTCAAGATCGTACGAGCTTGGCATCCAAATGTAGTTATATAATTTGCATTAAGACGATATTGTAGTTGCATCTTTCCGAATAGAGTTCAGGGTAACGATGATTATAAGCGATCGGGTTTGGGAAGGTGTGAACATCTTGAAGCGGCAGCGCAAAAAGGTTGCCATTTCGCAGAGGAGCGATTTATCACGTCGAGAAAATTTTCACAATCACAGTGTGGTGAATGTGCCGAGATAATTATGGTTTCGCTTCTTTCTACTGAAGGCACACTTCACATTAGTACCCCCATTTAGAGGGTTGAacgagagagcgagagacaggaagaAAAAATGCCGATTCCATGCACAGTGAGAACCAATGTTACGCAAGACACTTTCATTGTACTTGATGATCTAGCATCGTTAGAGGTTTCGCAGATTGTTACCAGGTGGCACAACATGTCCGTGTAAGGCGAATAATCGTGTGGCGTGACTAGAATGGCAGGTAAACGCGGGAAGAAAACCACGGGATGGCGACGACGGTGGCTTCCACATGACGGCGTCGATGATGCCATGAGAGCGACGACGATGTCATGACTAAGGAGGTGACTACAGTGACGTCACGTTTGATTTAATGAGTTCCCAGCAACAACAAGTACACCGCAGCAGTTTAGCTTCTAATTACTGCATGAACCACAAAGAGGTGTGTCATACATTCCGCAAAGGAATGCGCGAGTGGGAGTTTATCCTATTCCTTATACTGATGGGTTTACGCCAACAATGTCGAGTAAGAGATTCCGAAGTGGAAGATTTGCAAAGAAGGGTATTTGGTTCATTGCCAAAACGAAGTCCCCTCGCCTCCCCCCGCCCTCCTGccccaaacattttttttcgagTTGTACAATAAATTAAACCGAAGTAGGAGCATGAATATGAAGTGTTTATAAGTGCAGCTAGGGTGGGATCATATATTCTGTGCTACTTACCAAGGCCGCGGGTTATCCAGCGGACGTGAGAATCGAGCTGCCTGAAGTGTGGTGATAAGACGTCGACGTAGATAACGGCTGCCTGGGAATTTATGGCGGAGGATATGGTGCTGGGGAAAAGGCAACAGGTACTGTCAGTTAATTGTGAAAAAATATTGCGGAAATCACAATATTCATTGTCTATTACAACAACATGATGCCAAGTGGACAGCAGAGCTAAGGAAGACGCTGTGATAACTTAGCTGTGACtttaattgaaatgtataaaTAATTTCTCGTTATTCTTGCATTTAAATTGAAATCACAGTTAATTGTCCGCATTTTCATTCATCGTGATCGAATGTTCGCATCGTATACGGCTGTAACAAAAATCAAGCCGCTTGGTTCTCCAGCTTGCTCAATATTTCTacttgtgttttttgtttttttacatcaAATGATATCAGTTTCGGGATATCTTTCGGGATAGATATGGTGTATAAAATTCATTTCTGAGAAACAGCTCGCACTGTATTGTGGTCGTTCAGTAAGCAAATTGAATGATAGTGAAATGTGAGTTTTGAAGAAGTTATCTTAAATCAAACAACACAAGATAATTTCTTAGCTGTTTAGTTCATCGAGGTGCC
This window encodes:
- the LOC142584309 gene encoding sodium-coupled monocarboxylate transporter 1-like, translated to MTVYSCVCVYLGSVTRAVIMVVSAIHGPCIGLLILAITCPFVHSKGAGTATLITFAIQLFLMWQRISSGHKPPHMPVNLDYCLENSSSFNPKKNVTLLSMQHRSQDSTVFFQISPFWSCLFSTVATVVLGILISCAAGENRQRRADSSLLNSWFVQMWTKLGIMECDEQKVKADAGDNVATNEALLKKDDDLHTATTV